The following are from one region of the Marinomonas sp. CT5 genome:
- a CDS encoding response regulator transcription factor — MRMLLIEDNESLADSIRVYFRNLGHPIDWVGSVEKAEAGLSFDDFDLLILDINLPGKSGFQLLQNLRNQGNRIPVLVLTARTEVDDRVSALDFGADDYLAKPFDFRELAARCRALYRRERGGASNEIQCGNLVYDLAAHSAKVQDVVLDLRPRELQLLELFLKNLDRVLTKDDISNRLYSYDEAYTPNAIEQTLTRLRKQLDGSTLIIKTIRGLGYLAHVDD; from the coding sequence ACAATGAGAGTTTGGCTGACTCGATTCGTGTGTATTTTAGGAATTTAGGCCACCCTATTGATTGGGTTGGGTCGGTTGAGAAAGCCGAAGCCGGTCTGTCTTTTGACGATTTTGATTTGCTGATTTTGGACATTAATTTGCCCGGAAAAAGTGGCTTTCAACTTTTGCAAAACCTAAGGAATCAGGGAAATCGTATACCTGTTTTGGTCTTGACCGCTCGCACGGAAGTGGATGATAGAGTCAGTGCGTTAGATTTCGGAGCCGATGACTACTTGGCCAAACCCTTTGATTTCCGTGAGTTAGCAGCACGTTGCCGTGCGCTTTATCGACGTGAGCGTGGTGGTGCTAGTAATGAAATACAGTGCGGTAATTTGGTGTATGACTTGGCCGCTCATTCCGCCAAAGTGCAAGACGTTGTTTTAGATTTGCGTCCAAGAGAGTTACAGTTATTGGAGCTTTTTCTAAAGAACTTGGACCGTGTACTGACCAAAGATGATATATCGAATCGGCTCTATAGTTATGACGAAGCCTACACTCCTAATGCCATTGAGCAAACACTGACTCGATTAAGAAAACAGCTAGATGGTTCGACGTTAATCATTAAAACCATTCGTGGTCTAGGGTATTTGGCCCATGTTGATGACTGA